The Deltaproteobacteria bacterium genome contains the following window.
GGGGCGGCACGGCAGCCTTCCGGAAGACATGCGCACCATCGCCATTCCCGTCATGCGGAACCGGACCAACGAGCCGGGGCTCGAAACTACGGCCACGCGTATCTTCATCGAGGAATTCAACCGTAGGACCGAGCTGAAAGTGGTGACCGAAGATCGGGCGGATGTGGTGCTTCGAGGCGAGATTCAGGATATCTACGTTTCTCCCTTATCCTACGGCGCCAACGAGCATTCGACTGAACGTAGAGTAACGCTCACCATGGGGTTTCAACTCGAGAAACGGGCGGGCGACAAAACCGTTGAAAACGTGAACGGCTTGAGTTTCCAAGAAGGGTACGAGGTGGTTCCGGACGACCCGCTGGCCACGGACGCCAATCAGAAGATTGCGCTGGATAAGATCCTGTCGAATCTGGCGGAGAAGGTCAACGAGATGCTGTTCAGGGATTTCTGATGGGCTGAACGAAGAAAAATCGTTCCCCGGCGGGGGGAACGATCCTGTAGACACTTGGCAGGTCGGCCGATTTCTCGATGGAACGGGCGAGGAAATCTAGGACGATGTTTCGGACAGAGCCGCTACCTGACGGCTGAGCCTGGAAATGTAGCGCTGGCTCGTGTTCCTGTGAATCACTCCTTTGGAAGCCGCTTTCTGGATCCGAGGTATGGCTTCCTTTAACGCGGCCTGTGCTTCGTTCACCGACTTGTTTTCCAGAAACAGCCGAACCTTTTTCATCAAATTCCGTATGCGCGTACGGGTGGATGCATTGCGAAGGCGCCGCTTTTCGTTCTGACGCGCCCGTTTCAGGGCAGATGGATGATTCGCCAAAGTTCCCCTCCAAGTAAAAATATTGAAGTCGTCTTTATACCCGAACAGACGCATCCTGTCAAATAAAAATCGCGGCAAAGTTGAAGGTGTTTCATGATGTCTGTTCCCGGCCAAACGCGTTCTGGAAATCAGCGAAAAAATGAGGTACTCTGCCGTCAACTTCCGCCGTTCAGGCGCGCTTTCGGATCGAAGTCCGACCCTCTCCGGGTCAAACACCGGGCCGAGAGATCAACCGCAGCAACCACTTGAAAAGGAGTCGAGATGTCCCAGGATTCCCGGACCAGACTCGAAGAGAGGAATCGCGAGTTAAAACGGATGCGTAAGGACTACACGGCCCGCTTTTATCGGGAAGCCGCGGAGGCCGGTTCCCGGAAGCGGCCCATCGTGCACACAACCGCTTTGGGTCCCACGGAGATCTTCAATGCCATGGGCCTTTATCCCGTGATCGCCGAAAACTACGTGACGATCACTTGTGCGAAACAGGAAGCCAGGGGGTTTTGCGAAACAGCCGAACAGAGCGGCTTTTCGAACGATTTGTGCTCTTACTTCAGGTGCGGTCTGGGGATGATGTACCGGCAGGAGGGGCCGATGGGCGCCATGCCGGATCCGAGTCTGGTAGTGGGGATGACCGGAGTCTGCGACCCGTATGTGAAGTGGTGGGAAACGTGGGCCATGGAGTACGATGTTCCCTTCTATCTGTTGGACATGCCCTTCAATCTGACGGGGGAACTGCAGGATCACGAGTTGGAATGGATGGTTTCTTCGCTCAAAGGCCTTGCGGTTTTTATTGAAGAGCAACGTCTGGGGAAGCTGGATGAAACCCGATTTCAGGAGACCGTGGCTCTTTCCGTGCGCGCCATGGAGATGTTTTGGGAAGTCTACGAGCTGAAGAAATCCATACCCTGTCCCAGGGGATTGAGGGAATCCGCCGGCGATCTCTTCTATGCCGTGACATCGCTGGGAAAACCGGAGGCGGTGGATTACTACGCCCTTCTGTTGGAGGACACCCATGAACGCGTGGACCAACGGCTGGGCATCATACCGAACGAAAAGCTTCGTCTGTTGTGGGACAATATTCCGCTCTGGTATCGGCTCCAGGTGTTCGACTATCTGGGGGAGCGTGGCGCCGTGATTCCCGTGGACGGTTATATTCCCACCATCTGGCTGGCTCCCTTTCTGGACGGCCGGAGGTTGGACCCGGAGAAACCCTGGGAGTGCGTGGCCGTGAGACTCTGGTCCTGCATGCAGAACGCGAGTGCGGCGGTCAACCACGAGCGCTACCGCAAGCTGGTCCGGGAATGGGGCTGTGACGGCGCGATTTTTCTGTCCAACAGAAGTTGCATCAACATCACAGGCGTGGTGCAGGATAAAATGGCTTTCCTGGACGAACAGCTCAAAACCCCTTCGATCACCTTCGATGCGGACATGGCCGACCCCAGGAGCTTCGCTGAAGCCCAAGTGCACGGCAGGATCGACGCGTTCTTGGAACTCCTGGAACAGAAAAAACGGAAATAGAGAGGTAATCGTTCTCGGGGGAGGGCGCCGCCCTGTGGGACGCCTCCTCATACCCTCTGAATACATACAAGACGGAGTCTGCCGTGGATCATTTTTCCGAGTTTAGGGCGGCCTATGAAAACCGCCATGGGATTGCCAAGGATTGGAAGCAGGACGGAAAGAAGGTGTTCGGGTACATCTATTCCGGAGTTCCGGAGGAATTGATGTACGCGGCCGGAGTTCTGCCGGTTCAACTGATGGAAAGCGACGAAGACACGGTCCAGAAAGGCGAAACGATTCTCCCGATCTTTGTGTGCGACTACTGTCAGTCCGCCTTGGGACAGGCTCTTACCGGGGAATATGATTATCTGGACGGTCTGGTCGTGACCGATGCGTGTGCAAACGCGCGCACCCTGGTGCGAGCCTGGGAAGTTCACGGCAAGACGCCGTACCTCTACTATTTCAATCCTCCCTTCTTCAAAACACCGGAAGGCCGGCGGTACTACGCCCGGGAGTTGGTGCGGTTCCGCGAGTCGATCGAAGCGTTCTGCGACGTTCAGATTACAAATGAAGCCATCGGCTCGGCCATCGAGACCTACAACGAAAACCGACGGCTCATTCGGGAACTGTATGAGTTGAGGTCGCGAAATGGGGTTTCTCTGTCAGGGAGCCGGATATTGGAGGTGCTTCGGGCCGGCCTCGTGTTGCCCAAAGAAGCACACAACCGTATGCTCGGGAAGCTGCTGCGGGAGTTGCCCCATGAGGAAAAAAGGCAAGAAGGGGGTATCCCTGTTTTTCTCTCCATGCTGATCTTCGAACACTGCATGACCGCGGATTTCAACCTCATGGAAATGATCGAAGAGCTGGGCGGCCTTGTAGCCATGGACGACGTCTGGATGGGGCCACGGTATTATTCGGAACCCGTGGAGCCCGGGCCGGATCCAATGAAAGCCCTGGTCGAACGATATTTGGGCAATGTACCCTCGGGCTATCGGTACCCGTTGAAACCAAGACTGGATTGGATTTGCGACCAGCTGGACCGGTACAAGATCAAGGGCGCCGTGTTTGTCGTACCTAAGTACTGCCATCCTTACCTGTTTGAATATCCTTACATAGACCGCGAACTCAAGAAAAGAGGCATCGCCACCCTGTTTCTGGAAACCGAAGGAAGCATGCCACGGGAGACGGTCCGGGTTCGATTGCAGGCGTTCATGGAGCTTCTGGGTTAGGTTTCGAGATCAGAAGCCCTGCAGCAGCAGGACCCGAAGGCCGGCTGTGGGATCGCTCACGGGAGGGCGGCTTCGCCAGATGCGCCGTATGGTTTCCTCCTGGTCAAAGCCGTAGGGGTGGCTGGAAGGCGAATTGGCGTAATACCAATCCGCGTTGTTGCCGGCCAAGCCCTGTATGTCGCGCATTCCCGGCATTTCCACAAACCCGTAGGGATCCCGGGAGCGGACCCAGCGCCATGCGTACTCTATGAACGCGTTGCGTTCCTCCAGTCCGAGCCGGGCGAACCAGGTGATCTCGTCATATCCCCAGACGCACTCCGGTTTCGTGCAGGTTCCGGGAGTCAGCCCGGCGTAGCCGTGGTCGAATTCCACCAGATACAGCGCATGCTCCACGTACCATCCACCCGGTGTCAGGCCTCCCTTCGTCAATCCGTAAATCGAGTCCAGAAAGCCCATTTCCAACACGCCCTCGTTGGTCTGACTCCCGGCCGCTTCCTTCACACGAAGCGGATACTCGCAGAAGTCCAGCAGCAATTTCCCCTCACGTACGATTCCATGAGAATGGGCGTTGAGTAAAACCAACCCCCGGCGCGCGTGCCGGGCGGCGTACGTTCGAATCAGGGTCGCCAGGTACTCGAGCTGAACAAAGCCGGGGTCGCATCCGCACATCCATTCCAATTGTCCCAGGTGAAGGGCTTCGATGCCCGCGTCTATGTAGGAAGCGGCCTGATAAAATATCCACATTTGGGTTTCCGTCCGGGAAACGTCCGGGACTGAAGCATTCTCGGGATAGCCGTCGATGACCGGGCTCTGGCAGGTGAAGAGCATGCTTTCGTAATCGAAATTCCGGGTTTGGACCGGAGCCCCCAACCATTCGAAAACCCAGGAAGGTATGGGCACGAGTTCGACATCACTGGATACAAATTCGAATATACCCGCTTCCAGCAGGACTTCCGGGTCCGCGGCATGAACCTGCCATGCTTTGGCCGGGAGATCCGCCACCCTGGCGGGGAAGACACCCTCGTTGCCCCAGATGAGGGCCGTACGGCCTAGGAATTTCGCACCGAGATGGGTGACCATGCGAATGTGTTCCGTCAGGTAGAGGTCCATCTCGTCCAACATGTTGGACATGGTTATGGCCCGCGCGAGATAGTTCGAGAGGACCCGGCGGGAGACATGTCCCTGAAATGCATAGGGAGATAGGGCCAAAACAGGGCCGGGAACGGACACCAGCAGGAAAAGGCACCCGCACACACCGGCCCGCAGGATTTTTACCCACTTCTTGAGTGAGGGGGGTGTGGATGCGGAAAGGGGACTGAGTGTCGGCATTGGATGTCCTGGGTTAAGTTTGGCTTCGATGGCAAAGCATACGTGGGAGACGTGGAATATACATGAGTCGCCCTGTTTTTCGGAGAACCCGGCATCCGTTCGGCCCTCGACGAAAAGCGGCCTCCGATTCGCACGCTTTCTTTCCATGCTTATCACAGATCGGTCCGTTTGCCGGAAACTTGAGTATGTCTCGAGGACCTGTTTCGTGGCTGTCAAAGAACAAAATTTCGGTTGCACGTTGCGCGGCGAAGACTGCCTCGAAAGACGTGCCACGAAAGATGTGTGGCAATTAAACGACAAACACGCTATCCTACCGAGAAACAATCTGAAATTCCATCCTCGCCCAATTTTGTGATCCTTGATCACACAACAT
Protein-coding sequences here:
- a CDS encoding LptE family protein is translated as GRHGSLPEDMRTIAIPVMRNRTNEPGLETTATRIFIEEFNRRTELKVVTEDRADVVLRGEIQDIYVSPLSYGANEHSTERRVTLTMGFQLEKRAGDKTVENVNGLSFQEGYEVVPDDPLATDANQKIALDKILSNLAEKVNEMLFRDF
- a CDS encoding 2-hydroxyacyl-CoA dehydratase, with translation MDHFSEFRAAYENRHGIAKDWKQDGKKVFGYIYSGVPEELMYAAGVLPVQLMESDEDTVQKGETILPIFVCDYCQSALGQALTGEYDYLDGLVVTDACANARTLVRAWEVHGKTPYLYYFNPPFFKTPEGRRYYARELVRFRESIEAFCDVQITNEAIGSAIETYNENRRLIRELYELRSRNGVSLSGSRILEVLRAGLVLPKEAHNRMLGKLLRELPHEEKRQEGGIPVFLSMLIFEHCMTADFNLMEMIEELGGLVAMDDVWMGPRYYSEPVEPGPDPMKALVERYLGNVPSGYRYPLKPRLDWICDQLDRYKIKGAVFVVPKYCHPYLFEYPYIDRELKKRGIATLFLETEGSMPRETVRVRLQAFMELLG
- a CDS encoding 2-hydroxyacyl-CoA dehydratase produces the protein MSQDSRTRLEERNRELKRMRKDYTARFYREAAEAGSRKRPIVHTTALGPTEIFNAMGLYPVIAENYVTITCAKQEARGFCETAEQSGFSNDLCSYFRCGLGMMYRQEGPMGAMPDPSLVVGMTGVCDPYVKWWETWAMEYDVPFYLLDMPFNLTGELQDHELEWMVSSLKGLAVFIEEQRLGKLDETRFQETVALSVRAMEMFWEVYELKKSIPCPRGLRESAGDLFYAVTSLGKPEAVDYYALLLEDTHERVDQRLGIIPNEKLRLLWDNIPLWYRLQVFDYLGERGAVIPVDGYIPTIWLAPFLDGRRLDPEKPWECVAVRLWSCMQNASAAVNHERYRKLVREWGCDGAIFLSNRSCINITGVVQDKMAFLDEQLKTPSITFDADMADPRSFAEAQVHGRIDAFLELLEQKKRK
- the rpsT gene encoding 30S ribosomal protein S20, translated to MANHPSALKRARQNEKRRLRNASTRTRIRNLMKKVRLFLENKSVNEAQAALKEAIPRIQKAASKGVIHRNTSQRYISRLSRQVAALSETSS